In bacterium, the genomic stretch CGTCGCGCTCCACGTGAAGCCGTTGCTGAGGCGGACCAGCTCGTCCACCGACTCGGGCGGACGGCTCGTCACGCCGCCGACGAGCGCGGGACGCGGCCGGAACGACTCGTAGAGCACGAATCCGCCCACGACGACGGCTGCCGCCGCGGCGATCCAAGCCCCTTTGCCGAGCTTCGGGATCATCGCGCCGGCGTCCCCGCGAAGCGCGGCCGGCGCTTTTCGAGAAAGGCCGCCGTACCCTCGCGCATCTCGTCCCCCGCGAACGCCTGGCCGAAGAGACGCGCCTCGAGGTCGAGCCCCGCGCCGAGCGGGAGCTGCAGCCCCTCGCGCACCGCGCGCAGACAGACGCGCGCCGCCTCGGGACCGACGGCCGCGATCTCGTCAGCCAGCGCCAGCGCGCCGTCGAGCGCGCTCCCTTCGACGACGCGGTTCACGAGGCCGATCTCGCGGGCGCGCGCCGCGTCGATCGGCGCGCCGACGAGCAGCATCTCCAGCGCCCGGCCTTCGCCGACGAGGCGGGCGAGCCGCTGCGTGCCGCCGAAGCCGGGAATCAGGCCGAGCTTCGTCTCCGGCTGGCCGAAGCGCGCCTTGGCCGAGGCGACGCGCAGGTGGCACATCAGCGCCAGCTCGCAGCCGCCGCCGAGGGCGTAGCCGTCCACCGCGGCGATCACCGGGCGGCCGACCGCGTCGATCGCCGCGGCCAGCCCCTGC encodes the following:
- a CDS encoding enoyl-CoA hydratase/isomerase family protein gives rise to the protein MSAEPLVLRAAIRSALVLTINRPDKLNALDRATIAALEDELAAAADDPAPRAVVLAGAGGKAFAAGADIAEMARLGPAEAEAYSREGQGLAAAIDAVGRPVIAAVDGYALGGGCELALMCHLRVASAKARFGQPETKLGLIPGFGGTQRLARLVGEGRALEMLLVGAPIDAARAREIGLVNRVVEGSALDGALALADEIAAVGPEAARVCLRAVREGLQLPLGAGLDLEARLFGQAFAGDEMREGTAAFLEKRRPRFAGTPAR